A region of the Perca flavescens isolate YP-PL-M2 chromosome 15, PFLA_1.0, whole genome shotgun sequence genome:
TTGTGTCTCCTCAATCCAATGTCTTTGCTATTAAATTTGTAATAATGTGTGTCCCTCCAGAGTCCGGGTCTGCTGTGTGTGAGTTCTTCATGAGAGCAGCTTGTCAGAAAGGTAAAAACATAATCCAGCACTACAGTATTTCACTCCCTCAAAGGTTGGGCACTCACTAGAGATGGAAAGGTCCAAACGTAAAGCTGCAGAGGCAGAGTTATCCTGGCTTTGTAGTCTCTAGTACGagtcaagcttcaaaaacactgGGTCCTACATTCCCCTAATACAGTCATTAACGTTAGCCACTATCATCTTTAAATTGCACCCTGTTAGATAATTTAATCAAGCAAGGATAACTTCTCATCTATAATATTGCATCCATGGCTcacaaatacaataaataaatgaaagccTGATGATCCTTAACTGGTTACTTTACTGACTACTAGGtggtagggctgtgctcgattgaagaaattcttagtcgactaacactcgttcaattgtatcgactaatcgattagttgatttaatcgacagatctgtaaatctgagtttctccgcaaagagtcatgcaaaagcaccactttaattcttgtgtttaccagagatgtgctcgtacgtttcttggaaataagtcattcagcatgaaaaaagcatcaaacatgactaatcgcctaaagaaatctaagttgactagaccaaaacgaccgattagtcaagtaatccactaagagggagcagccctactacTAGGTTAAATGATTGCAAATCTAAATGATAGgtctttaatttctttttaaaaataccAAGGGAGTTTGCTGCTCTTAACCCTTCaacccgtcaaccttgaaaaagaaaacactattttttttttgacattttttgtgcctttttttcacagtttgttttttcttttttcaatgttttaaattgtaaaaattttcttatttacattttcagcgcttatttctgcatcccatattttatgatataaaactaaaattgaaaacgggtcaatttgacccaaagtcaacacaagggttaagattCAAGGGGAGGGCATTCCACATGTTAGGGCCATCAAAACAGAAAGCAGGATCACCAACTTTACATCAATCCTGCTCATCATTTTAACATTCCTCCCTCTAGTGTTTAAATGTGACTCACGGACAAAAACCTGGGGCATGAATTAGGGAAGTTGTGCCATCATCTGTGTTCTATCGTTCTTTGTTTGCACTCCCAGGTGGGATGTGTCCGTTCCGTCACATCAGCGGAGAGAAGACGGTGGTGTGTAAGCACTGGCTCAGAGGACTTTGTAAGAAGGGAGACCAGTGCGAGTTTCTCCATGAATACGACATGACAAAGATGCCCGAATGCTACTTCTACTCCAAGTTTGGTTCGTTGACTCGATGTTGATCAGCACCCAGTTGTTAAAATGCCTAGACGGTTTTTGTCCCCGTTATAAAATTGTATGTCGACTCTCGCAGGCGAGTGCAGCAACAAGGAATGTCCGTTCCTGCACATTGATCCAGAGTCAAAGATCAAAGATTGTCCCTGGTACGACCGAGGCTTCTGCAAACATGGTACGTCCTGCTCGCATAAACGTTCCAGCAGTACTGATattaacatactgtatacattaaTACACATAGTGTTCCCCTGCTGGTTTGAATTTCTTCATCAACAGAAAAAAACCCCCGCCTCTTTACTTTCTGTTGATCTTCACCCATCTTCCTGTCTTAGGTCCTGactgcagacacagacatacaaggAGGGTGATCTGTGTGAATTACCTGGTGGGCTTCTGTCCAGAGGGAAAATCCTGTAAATTTATGCAGTATGTTatccttttttatttgattcTTACATAAtagaaatgctttttttttaatgttgcatgtaaaacaaaaagacatAACTTATGACTTGTTTTAGCATTTGGTAGTTTTGGGATAGTTCTCGCTGTCTTATTTTTTGGATGATTATGTCATCTAGGAAAATATTCTTTAGACAAAAGATTGAGTttgcagtaaaataaaaaattatccGAGACTTGACCTTGTAGTCATGTAGATTTAACGGTAGATGTTCTTCTCCAGCCCTCGTTTTGAGTTGCCGATGGGAGCTTCTGAACAGCCTCCTCTACCACAGCAAATTCAGAACCAGACAAAGGTAAGAGGACACTTCCAcaaacacccaaacacacaccgcTCCGTGTTTTTTACCTGCTACTTTGTAGCTGAACAGCAGAACAAAAAATGATTTCTCTTTGCGTGTTCCCTGCTGCAGCCCGTGCCCAGCATCGGTCGCCCGTCGCTCTCTCTAATCCAGCTGACCAACTCCAGTCCAGGCATGCGGCCGCAGAACCACATGCCGATGTCGGCGCCTCAGCAAAATCACATGACTGGCAACAGAGGGCCTCGGCCACTGGACCAGGTCACCTGCTACAAGGTGAGCCATCTGAACGTTTGTCTGCCAATGTGGCCTAGTGTGTTCAAAATCAGTTTAAGACTCCAGTCCCTCTCACTGTAGTCATCAGTATACTCGTAATACCTTTGAGGCATAGTTCCACATTTTGAGAAACATGTTATCTGTACAGAACATATGAAGCCACCGCCAGCAGCCGTGTTAATACTTGACTTTTACAAAGTTATTTTCCCACATGCAACTCATGATATAGGTTTGTAATTCCTACAGAACGATAAAACGTTAAAGTTAAGGAAAATGGAATAAATGAAGATCATAATATTGATAAGCAAAGTCACAATTaagtaaattaataataatgatttaataaaaatTAGAAATGGGTTTGATATTAAACCCATTTATTCTCAGGTATGCCTAACCCCCATTTACCTAGGCTTCAATTAGGCTATACTCTTATGTCCGTATATTGTATATATCTTTAAATCATATCACCGGTATGTTGTGTCTGACTATTTCTTGCCTGGGAGCAGCGACCTACTTGAGTCTCCGCTGGTTGTCTGACAAGTGCTCCAGGCCAAGAAAGAGTCCAGAACCGAACCCCTCGTAGAACAGCTAATTATTAGCCTggcaagccagacccacatccagatgttgggtctgggaactcaccattggcagggctcaatccgaggggcgggataaacggttgtctttcaaattccctctgcacgcaataggatagcactacaaccaatcagagcaacgaagaaggtagcgatcggcaaaactctgaacacctcttccttttttaagaatgacttcagtgccgttcttttctcaaagaaaatcttaaatccaagtcttccagagtcgcggccaaagtcgatttgaaagaccgctgttcgccggCAGCCagaagcccgcccaccgactctatacacgatgtgattggcctgatcagagtttggtttttccagctcgcaagccaacggagagctgctagactgaccctggctgcaaattacatttgctgctgctagggagcatctagatttctagacTAGCAAATTATAGTTACtacacttcagtttttgtacATAAAGAAATAAGATGAAAAATGTTAATTGTTGAGCTTTAAAGGTTCTTGTAGgtagattttgttacctttggacagagccaggctagcagtttcccagtttccagcctttatgctaagctaagctaagctagaaGGCGTTACTATAAAGACATGAGAGAGTGGCATTGATTcttcttttaatatttaattaatttaactctcagcaagaaagcaaataagagtattttcttcatatccttgggggagaaaaaaaaaaaaagaatccttgCCAATAGGGctgcaatatatcgatattctATCAATATTGATGTATAAGGCTaggtattgtttttaattttggatACTGTAATAtgataagtgttgtcttttcatggttttaaaggctgcataccactaagtgatgtaattttctgaactcaccagaccgttctagctgttctattatttgcctttacccacttagtcattatatctacattactaatgattatttatcaaacatctcactgtgtaaatattttgtgaaagcacccattgtcaaccctacaatattgccacaatatcaatagaggtatttggtaaaacaatttcgggatatttgattttctccaattcgcccagctctaattgcCATTTCCagcttttttgttgcttttaataAGGAGCCATTAACATCCTCCTTCTTTTGTCTACCCTGTGTCTGCAGTGTGGTGAGAAGGGCCACTATGCCAACAAATGCACTAAAGGCCATCTGGCCTTCCTGAGTGGACAGTAACATTCAGCCTTGAGGTCACCACGGTGCTGTAGCTCAGTCCGCCTGATGGgagcagagaggaagagcagcagaagagaggaagagcagcagaagagaggaagagcagcagAAGAGAGGAAGCCCCTTTGCTCCACAGGCTGAAGTTGAACTTAAAAGACTTTTGACTGCCGCTGTTGTGCGTGTCACTTCAAACGGACACAAGCCGTAAGAAAGATAAACAGCTACTATTTCTATTTTTTGTGGATACATGAAAATAAGGAACAGAAAGAATGTCACAATCTGTGTGGCTGTGGTTTAATGACTTGTGTTAGTCTTCAGAGTTTTCTACAATGTTTGTACTAAAGCGAACTGAATATTTAAAGAGACATCACACCCAGGGTCCAAGGTGCAGTGCTGTGTTGTCGCTTCTTATACATGTGACTGCATCAGTGACACCAGGCGACTTTCTATTCTCCTACTTCTAGTAAATCTGTCCGACAGtgtaaatgcaataaaaaaaggaaattgtGATAAATGCCATTAGGAATGTAAATTACTGTACTTAACAACTACTGTAAGTAATCAGAGCCCAAATCCACCCTGCAATAGTTTCTATTGTACTCACACCTCAAATCTTCTGGATTGCCACGCACAATTTTGCATACAGTCAGATTTCAGACTTTGCAAGCATTTTAAATTCAGGAAATGAATGATTTACcagttgtgtgtgtggataCGTTGTGTTAAATCATCTTTCACATTTTACCCAAAGGGATGTGGGGGGGAAACGGCAGTTTGGCACAGGATGAATTTCATTGTGTTGACAGTCTGAACATATTCTCACAATCTGTACAAATAAATGTTCTTATGGATTTATGTACACTTTCATTCACATTATAGCGCAGCAGTTACACTCCTGATAGTGAGAATTGTGACTTAACAGCTATACAACTGGAAACTAAActtacacacaaccacacatgaTATCCAACAATGAATCTTAATTGTTTATTGGTCACAACAGTCACATATTCAACACAGAGCTGAGTAGAAAGAGCAGGGGGAACAAAGAGGTTCAAGTTCAACCCCCGAAAGATCTGATGGTCGGGCTTAGTGGTACTTCCTCCAGCGATCGTGTTCTGGAAGAGAAGACGGAgaaaagacatttaaattacgtttcttttttttcacgttTGTGAGGTATCAGACATTTCACTCTTAGAAAAACAACTTTATAGTAAAAAAGGTAGAGcatcctaaaacaggaagtacGGGAGTGTGTGCATTGCTTACTAATGTGGTCGTATTCCCACAGGTAGCTCATCGCCACGTAGCCAACCAGCagcatagccacaccaccgatGCCTCCCTTCTTCACATTAATGTACTTGTTGTAGTATCTGTCGTGGCCTgcgagaggaaaaaaaaacacaccgcATAAACCGCCACTGAAGACAGTCCGATGACATACACAGGGTTATCCTCAAATTACAAAGATGTGACCTGAATACAAATGCTATGTGCGCTGATCTTAACGTGTATGTACATGGGGAAAGAGCACGTGTAATCTTTGCTTGTGGTTAAGTAATCGCCCTCGATGAGCTGGGAGTCGATACACTTTCTAGTCCTTCGTCAACTACAACAGGCGTTCTCATTAAGCATCTTATCAGACTAGCGTTTCCTCTTAAGAGCTGTTCACAAAGCTGCTGAGAGCAACTTTTACTGACAGAGGGGGAGGGGTGACCCTTTTGCTATGGATGACATGTTTCATGAATGATGCTAGATAAGACATATTTCAAGATATTTTAGAAATCCAAAAAGGTCTTTGTGACTAAAGATTCCTCTGAATGAAAGCAAAACATTTTATGTCCCCTAAATATGTAGCATTAAATACatatctaatgattgtagttttaagtttttttaagaACACTTTGATGTGATTTCAGGTAAACTGTGCTGCTAAAATGCAGATTtggtctttttgtttttttattaaaaacttaGTATTGAAATTTCCCCAAAGTCGTTAACTGCTGTCAGGTTTGTTTTCCAACTGAATGATAACAGGTTTCTGTATCGCCACGTTCCTTTATCGAGTGCTCACATTCTTCTGCCGTTTTATTAAAAGTTGGTATTCCTAAAACCTATGTTAAAAGACTGAAgtccttttttgtgtttttagtgcCTCCCTGTGTAAAGTTTTAGGCCCCATTTACACAAAGGGAagacgcagatattttcctgcggtttggcctctcatttacacaaaaaacccgtttttatcacagaaaactatttctaaaaactccggccaaagtggagatttttgaaatcttcgtttgcatgtaaactgagacaaacagagagagagaggacgtgattggttgctgttgttgctaatAGGCTCGCTcaagatgagccagatctgcgcagaatcgatcaccggcgatcggcACCcgatgcatgccggttagatttgtgtccgacttgatcccgacttgctctgacgtcatgcacacgtgggcaacgatgacctcacgagaccaaggcggccgcagttctgagacgcaggcagcgcagttgcttttcaccaactgcaagagccaggcggacccactgcatgctgggaaacaccggcctctcagctgatcgaacagctgattggttcagaatcgactcaacatgacgacgttttatataaactttattgattttgaatcggaagGATTTTAACTGcaatttgtctgatttaaaggcttattctgtacagaacacatgtagtgaggctgatagttacgtttagaagtcagagagactaaatctgatcagattacagataatctacagtctgttgttaattaaaaacagcaacagatcgcatgtagagcattctgacagctactctgtcataataaaatcaactggagactgtgtaggagccgatatatgggtctgataacattttattaaatcggaatcggaccacagtgtttgtgtcacttcctgttcatcctgaatgctgctggaatcagctggaaaactgtccgacctgagagcggacttttgtcacccccccccgctgctgccgcctgctcttgtctactttacaggcgaggcgcagttcatctcgaacgagcctattgtcaggattctgattggctaacgtgggcttgagcttgtCGTTAAACCGCCACCTATAAgtttggcgtgctcttgacggcatatatacacgggtacgtgtaaacaaacacttttctgaaaacggagaggttgaaatgtcagtTTATGAAAATAGACGGCCatgtgtaaacgtagcatcagTCTGAACAGTTTTCCTCACCCCTGCGGACGGCTGAGATGATGCCATTGGGAGTGAAGTCTCGCCCTCCGAGCCAGCTCCCCAGCTCGCCCAGTTTCACGTCCATCAGTCGCTTCTCAACTACGGGAACTGGTCACAAGCGGAGACAGCACGGACAGTTTGATTACACATTATCTATTTAGAGCAACACATGCTATGGCTCTGGTagttagctttaaaaaaaaaagcttcgaTCTGCCAGAGCTGACTAGGTTGGTAAGTAAGgtttacgtgcagtttagtgtcccaaattccccatacaatgtccttaattaattatcaacctgctaaaccacctgtgctaCCCTAACCTGTCTTaaataagaccctcatcatttgggacactcagtttttggaaaatgatttgtgacactaaactgcacgtaagcCGGTAACTAAATTGATCAGTAGATTAGCAGAAAGTAAGTCGGCAACCAATTTGATAATCGcctaatagacctttttcacggcagacatgttggcATGtcctagtaggaaaagcacaggcgTGTTAaaacccattactgatggctgcattccacttaggagaggtcctggtattaaaccattactgatggctgcattccacttaggagagaccctggtattggtcatgctgactcactgaaatatcttactgggccACTTGATGGAACTGTGTCCTTCAGGTCCCGGTGACCCTAAACCCAAGGGTTAAGggtatcaatttcagctgtgcttttcctactatgtcttaagtcaaaatgtctgctgtgaaaaaggtccattaacCAAAAAAGCAAACATTTCCTGGTTTATTTGTCTTATGCATTATTGAAGGTCTGTGTTTTGCACTTCTGCTCAGACAAAACAGTGACTCCTCTGTCACCTTGGGACTCGGAGGATGGGCATTGGTAAAAACTTAACATTTTGAATACAAAAAACATTATTCGAAATAATAATCGGCAGACTAATCGATACaggaaataatcattagttgcagctctaaattCAGCAAAGTAAGTCGGTCAACAACTTCACCTCGACAGAGTCGTAAAGCAGCAGTATTCAATCTACAAAAAGGCACAAATGAAGCTGCGGTGACTCCGATGCCTAAACCTTCTGGCTACTTTTCTGGAGCTAACTTTTGACACATTGGACATCTACCAGCTGTGTAGCTTTATCACAGCTACCGTGAACAAAGTTAACTTGGCCCACCGTTCAAACCCCTACTGTATGCAACGCAGTGCATTCTGTGTTTTATTCCTTTACGTTGTTTTAGGATTAAAAATTAGCTAAAGAGAATATCAGTTTGGGGTTAAAGGCAATGACTGAGTTTGCAGGCTACTGTGAAAGCTAGCCAAAAGACACGGTTACATATCCTAGATATGCATAGACAACTGTATTATGATAGCTTCGTCCAAACTGAAAGTCATATGTAAAGTTTCTGACCACCGAGCATGGCATTTAAATGTCCAAAAGCGACTcgcagattattattattattaattttaacTGCAAAACACCCAATGACACGCAAAGTCCTTGACGTGACTTAAAGGATTCAGCGCGGCCTTCGGTCACACACAAACCCTTACCGGCGACTCGTTAACGGATTACCGGACACTAAAACACACGCCGTCCGGAAAAACTTCAAACTATATtaacaccaaaacacacaatacagaaCATTTTTGATTCATTTAGCAGAGGACACGCTCTTTTACCTGGTCTGTCCGCCATCTTGACTGGTACGAAGGGCTCGCAGGCAGCGGGGAATGATGGGAATATAACGACAAAGTGCATTATGGGAGCATGTGTAGTTTTTTAGcctgtccactagagggcagcAAAAGAAATGAAACCAATGTCTCAAAACAAAAGGCTTTACAACCACAACACTACACAGAACAACGAAAAAGGTATATTTAACGATTCCCTCCAAACATGTTTGAAAACAATTATTagaataatttataataataaatcatttagcatataataatattaatattaataatacgtAGCCTATTATTTTAGGGCACCTATCTGGACACCCACAGTCGCCTTACAACGTGTTAACAACAGCAATCATGTAAAAACAGTGCTGGAAAAGACACAAgcccagacaaaaaaaaagaaaaacatagacATAGGTGAGTGGACATGTGtaggaaaggagaaaaaaaactagagGGTGGGTATTAGTAAGTAGGCCAGTTGATTTTTAAGGTGGGATTTGAATAGGTAAACATATCTAGACATATGCTATCAAAATCAAAGCTGAAGACTTTTCCTTTTGATTTTGCCTTTAATTTATTGCACTGGGAATTTTATTCGGGTaaattttgtattcatttttaactgctctttaatgttttatgtagaGCACTTTAAactgccctgttgctgaaatgtgctatatgaataaagttgccttgccttgcctatgaTTCCTCCGTTTGTTGTCGAACCCCCATGTTAAACCTCTCATGTCAGATCTCATGCATTTTGAAATAGTGACCTGAAGGGTTTACCATGCTGGTGTCTCCTGACACTCTATCAgaggaatcttttttttttttttaacagaaagaaGCCGATCAATGAGCAGCACAACAGCCAGTGGCCACTGGCTACAAGACTTCAATGTACCTGAAAACATAGTGAAGAAGATGTTATCGAGGCCAGTGTTATTGTGGTAGTTCAGGTCTATTCTCAACACGCCCACCGATCAAtacacccctctctctcttctctcacacacacacacacacacacacacacacacacacacacacacacacacacacacacacacacacacacacacacattcacagttaATTAGGGTGTGTGGTGGTGGTTTTGGCCTTCATCCAAAGCTGAGTAGCAACCTCTTTCCTTTATTTGACTGATTTTCCTGCTTCGCCCTAATGACTTTCATTAGATGGAGGACTCGTATCGATCGTCCAACACCCACCGTATTTTTTCTCATCTTTATCTTTTTCGCTACTTCTCTCTCTAACTCACCACATAGACGTGTATACACACAATGTTGCAAAGACACATTTCTTGAAACCATCCACCCTTTTCTCAATCGCCTAATCAACCCCAGAAGGCAAACATTTCCTGGTCCCACCTTTTTAAAATTTGAGGCTTTTGTGTTATTGAATATCTGTGTTTTGCACGTTTGCTCGGGCAAAACAGAGAAGATGTCAATTTGGGCTCTGAGGACTTGTGACTGGCGTttgtaaatacttttttttttattttagagaaAAAACTATTATTCGAGGTAATAATTGGCAGACCAGTCCCGGCAATTTACACAGAAACAATAATTGATGAATAGGACTACAGGTAagaggaaaaaatatatatatttttgattgTGGGGTTGTGTCACACTCAGTCACACACTTGATTGAACCAACATTTTGCCTCTGTCTGATTTACACACAATGTGGGCCAGAACCTCTAATCCAATCTCACACAAACAGCACACACCCCCAGAGGTGGCAGATTCCCAGATGCAGTCAATCgaacacctacacacacatgcacacagatgcAAACATACAGAGATGTGAACACACAATGACAGAGTGACGCACTCTGAAACCGTGCAGAGAtagacacaagcacacacatttcatttgGGTTGTAAAGGTTACCCACAAACACTGTAACATAATGTCATTTATAGAGAAAataaatccacacacacacacacacacacacacacacacacacacacacacacacacacacacacacacacacacacacacacacacacacacaattttattCCACCTCAAGAGGCAGGTGCCCTGGAGGTCTGCCACAGAGACAGCTCTTTgaagctgatggagagagatagagggaggaagaacaagaggtggagggagggagggatggagggagttTGTGTGAAGGTGAagtatagacagacagagaaagaaaacaggGATGAAAGAGGATGAGTGCAGAAAGAGATGAAGACTGTAAGTACAAAAGGGGAAACTGGCAGCAGGAAGATAATGATGGAGGGAGATGAAGGATAAAGGAGAAAAAAGATGACTCACTGAGCCCATGTCTCTGCACGCAGCTCTCTCTATACACACATGACCTTTAAACAGCCACTCTCCCAGTCACCCCCTGTTCATCCATCCTTCATGCTGCACATcctctttcatttcatttttttttttagacttctccttgtgttttcttttaaatcgcCACTTCTCTGCCCTTGCCAGAGATTTATCTTCTCCCCATCTGCAACTGTCCACAattcatgtttatttttctttcctgcTCTTTTTCccttattctttttctttattttataaaggacaacacacattaatcaacatttctgtaaatgtgccagtgttagccagccggctaattttcaactgtagtcctttggccagatgAATTTAGACCagagcagcaggatgcagcacctttgcatctctctttttttttttttttacctcttaaCTCACTCCTTGTCATGGAtatcatctcctcctcctcctgctcctaatgacttatatatttgtttttcctcttctctgtcCTGGCCCAGAGTTCACAAGGGAAACAAAACAAGGGCAGAAATCAGACAAAGAGATAGACAGGCAGGCGGGCAGGAAGGATAGGTTGTGGGTAATGGAATTATCAGCCCTCCTATTACTACAATAATCTCATTAGAGATATGGAGATCACCAGGGGAGCTGCTAAAAGGAGCTTGCTGGCTGATGAGTGTCCCAGAggaaacctgtgtgtgtgtgtgtgtgtgtgagacagccAGATGAATaaagagagcaagaaagagaggATACTACATGTGCAGAAAGGCTCCACAGGGACCGTTTCATTCCTCACAGCGATGGCTTTAGCCACTAAATCAAACTTTCCCATTCCCATTGACTCACTCACTTAAATGTAATGGCCGTTGACTAATCGAAGCTACACCTCTGCTGAGGTGAAACAACATGGTGCAAAACAGACCAGCAGTACAATCAAATTTAGTTTACGTGGATGGCAAAATTATTTGTAGAGCGTTTAAAAGATAAAGGTGACACTTATTCTCACTAACCTTGACAGATTGTGCATTTTTAGAAAGCATCAAGCCTCATAGTTCTATCTTTGTAAACCATTTTACCATTTTGAAAACAAGCTCTTATGCTTAACATTAACCTTCTTTCtacttttaaaggaatagtttgacattcctatttgct
Encoded here:
- the cpsf4 gene encoding cleavage and polyadenylation specificity factor subunit 4, with amino-acid sequence MQDMLATVDHLKFDLELAVQQQLGAQPLPFPGMDKSGSAVCEFFMRAACQKGGMCPFRHISGEKTVVCKHWLRGLCKKGDQCEFLHEYDMTKMPECYFYSKFGECSNKECPFLHIDPESKIKDCPWYDRGFCKHGPDCRHRHTRRVICVNYLVGFCPEGKSCKFMHPRFELPMGASEQPPLPQQIQNQTKPVPSIGRPSLSLIQLTNSSPGMRPQNHMPMSAPQQNHMTGNRGPRPLDQVTCYKCGEKGHYANKCTKGHLAFLSGQ
- the atp5mf gene encoding ATP synthase F(0) complex subunit f, mitochondrial, translated to MHFVVIFPSFPAACEPFVPVKMADRPVPVVEKRLMDVKLGELGSWLGGRDFTPNGIISAVRRGHDRYYNKYINVKKGGIGGVAMLLVGYVAMSYLWEYDHIKHDRWRKYH